From the Trifolium pratense cultivar HEN17-A07 linkage group LG4, ARS_RC_1.1, whole genome shotgun sequence genome, the window TTAGTATAGTGTAGGTggaattattaatatattatggtTGTTAAGTTTGAAGAGGAAAAATTTATTTCGAGATTTCTGCTGCAGGTTTGGAAGTAAATTTGGGAGTCGTCGGTCAACATGTTCCTTCTTAGAAGGCAAAACCAAAATCAGCCGGAGAATGGTTCCTCGAATAATGATGCTAAGGTATACTTCGTTTATTTTGATATCTTATGTTGAGttggtatatatatatggattaaCAGTGAGTTTGATGAAATCACAGTGTGCCGTTGTAATTTTGACATGAGTTACGCTTTGAAGCTTCAATAAAATCGAGTCTCTTGAGCATATATGGTCACGATTTTGATCTGAGACTTGTGTGTGTAGAAGAACATCTATTAGGAGACTTTAGGGACACCAAATGAGTTTTATGTGAGAGATTCTAGATTTGATCCCTGCTACTAACACTTCCCTCTCCCCTAAGAAATTAACCACTAATATTTAcctaataaagaaaaaaaacaaattagatCTTAGTATCTGGAGAGATTAATACTAGATTTCCAGCTTGGAGATGCCCAGGTTCGCCGATAAAACTCAGAAATTTTATATAAGTATTGaaaaaatcccaaataaaaGTAGCTCATGATTTTGATTGCACTAGATATTTTCTCTCCATGGCATCATGTAATGATAATAGGAAAATTTTTAAGCTTTGTCTATGTGAAAATACATTAAAAGAATGCTACCTTTTATAAGCACTAATTGTATCCAGATCTATGAACAGTTGGCTGAACTAAAAGCTGCTATTGGGCCCTTATCTGGGCGTCGATTGAAGTATTGCACTGATGCATGTTTAAAGAGATATTTAGAAGCACGGAACTGGAATGTTGATAAAGCCAAGAAAATGCTGGAGGAATCATTCAAGTGGAGGTCTACTTATAAGCCAGAGGAAATCCGATGGGTTAGTTTGATTTATCTGGCTTTGCCTTTCACATGCTCAATTGATGATGCTGAAACTTTTGTATAATGAACTTTTATAATTAACACTGATCCGTGGCATAAgtgaattgaaaaattgatgaaGTACAAAAGTCTTATGGGGTTCTGCTATATTTCTTCTAGTGTCTAACATATGTTGACCTTACTTCATGGTTGGGGTGTTGTTTTGTTCCATCTCTGAGAAAACACAACTCATTTCTTTGTATGTCTCTTGTATatgttttctttaatttataatCTGCTGCAAGATATTTCTCTCTATTCGTTTTTTTCTTGGAGAAACATTATTCTTGGATTATAGCATCCAAATTACTCAAATGTAATGTCAACAACAAGAATCTAAGTTTAAATTGTCAAGATTATGTTGCTATCATTGCTACGTTGGAGTTCTAAAATTGATTAAGATCGCACATTAGCTTCAGAAGACTTTTTAGTTCCAAAATGATGACATGTTGCATTCTGCATGAGTTTAATTTCTGCATAGTCTgtatgacttgtagttcaagtgatcTGATAGCCTATTTATGCATATTTCTCTTTCATACATCATAAACCTATATTTACAATTGAATGGTTTCTTAAATTCAGGCTGAAGTAGCACATGAGGGAGAGACGGGAAAAGTCTCCAGAGCTAACTTTCATGATAGACTTGGGAGAACAGTGCTTATTATGAGACCAGGGATGCAGGTTTGAACTAAGATGTACTTTCATTATTAAAGCTATGCGTAGTTAATAAGGCTTCTTGGTACATAACAGGTTATTAACCAACTTTGTTTAATATGTTTCCGTCCGCCAGAATACAGCATCGGAAGAAAATAATATCAAGCATTTAGTCTATCTGTTGGAAAATGCCGTACTTAATCTTTCCGAAGGTCAAGAACAAATGTCATGGTTGATAGACTTTTCAGGATTTTCATTTAGCACAAAGCTTTCTATTAAAACTGCTCGTGATATTATTCACATCTTACAAAACCACTATCCAGAAAGGCTTGGTATAGCTTTTCTGTACAATCCACCGAGAATATTTCAGGCTTTCTTTAAGGTTTGTTCTCCTTCCCTGCAACTCTGCAAGTATAATTGTTCTACTTCATTGTTGCATGCTGTTATTTAGTTAGTTTTTCTAATCTTTAGGTGGTAGGTCATATTGCATGGTTGTGGTTTCtctcatttataatttatttttaagatcaACCAATACTTCGCAAATCACTGTTTGTAAGTGTATTTTGCTTTGTTTCACCAATAACTTCTTGAACATTGAATATCCATAATTCCAAACCATATTGTTACGCTTTCTGCACATTAAACTCAGTTACGAATTTCAACTATATGTAATTATTATGGTCCCCTCCAACACACCTTAATTTATGTCCCGGGTCCTAtccattctttttcttttatgttcTTTCACGTGTTTTTAATCACAACCTTCAAAACCTCTCCTACCATTTTTGTATTCAACGGTCTAGATTTCACTTTTTTATTCAATGGAGAGAATCCAACTTCTTATGCTGTTGAATTATGAGTTTTTAACAGTTACTTCCATTTAAcaaatttgaagttactttCATTTTAACAGGCTGTAAAATACTTCCTGGATCCCAAAACAGCCCAGAAGGTAAAGTTTGTTTATCCTAACAATAAGGACAGCGTGGAGCTGATGAAATCACTCTTCGACATGGATAACCTTCCTAGTGAATTTGGTGGAAAAGCTACTTTAGAGTATGACCATGAAGAGTTCTCGCGGTTGATGACTGAGGACGATGTGAAAACTGCCAAGTTCTGGGGACTTGTTGATGAGAAGCCCTTCGCCACTAAGAATGGCCATTCTGGTGCAGAGGTAGCACCAGAACCTGTGGCCAGTATAGTTAGTTGATTCTGATTAAGTTTTCATATTATAGCTGTTATTACATCCAAACTATATTTTCTGGCTAGTTAAGGAGATGAATAAACAGTGCTATATTGTTTCTTTCAACTTCCTTCATAATCGCTAATTGTTGTAATCCTTACATTTTCATTGATATTTCAACACCTCAATAAAGAGAGTATTAAATGTGTGTGGCTATAGTATCTGATTTGATATTCCAACTACCTGTTTGTCCATTCTATTTTTGGGTATAAATCTGTCAATTCTTCTATAGTGTGCAAAATGAAGTTTTCATGGCTCTATTGCCACCTTGGTACAGGGACACATCAATGGCTTGGATTGTCCAGAAGGCAACATGTACTCGCCATCAATCATATGGTTCCCTTGTACTGTAGTTACCGGCAAGCATTTAATTCCACGAGTATTGTAAGCAGGAATCACATTTGGTACAGACACAGTCATCCGGTTTCAATCTAACTGTTGAAATTGTGTATATGAGTTAGAACTAATGTGCAATTTCTACTGTCCAATCTTAAGTCAATTGATGAAATTAAGTATAGTGTCAAACTGCATGAAAGTTTACGGCAGTAGATCTAAACCCTATTAGGAAATGGATTCCTGAAGTCAAATAGTAATTGTCGGGTGATCTAAGCCGTCTAATCTATTATAATAGTTACACTCCCTCTAATCCTGAATCTAAGAAAGAGTTTGTTTTTATAGATTCAtagaataattgatgtattttagaccaaatacatcaatcattcaattaatctaaaaagttaatttttttcttatatttagcaCTAGAGaaagtattatttattttcttgttagAATAGCAACCAATAGTAACAAGTTTTGAGAAAACGAACAATCGAAAACAGAAGACAAACATGTTTAACAATGAAATTCAACAATAGttgtatttattattaatgaacGTCCTAGGGTTTGCCTCTGTGAAGGGGTGGTTACCTAGGATTTTTGGGTGAGTATTGAGTGTGTAGTGAATGATCACTTACCTCAATGTTAAGTCATTTTTATATAACCGTGTATGCTTTAgggttttctcttctttttttttggttgatagacgaaataataaagtcattgaaaattcacacacacacaaagtggagtgaaCAAAGTTCGAACCCTGATTCTGACGTCCAACACTAGCAATTTCGTCATTTCTACCAGTTGAACTAGAATTTGTGGAGGAGTTTTCTCTTTATTTGGCAAAAAAGCATTCGCGTGGAATTAGAAGTTTTGTTTTCTTAGTTCTTAAACTTTAAGTAAATTAGAACcattaaaatttagaaaattaacCCCCAAAGTATACGAACTATATAAACTTTTTACAAATTAAGAAtattaagtgtatgtttggtttcaattctggagcatccagaattgattctggacgtgtagaattgattctgacttgtttggtttctcaaaagtagaattgattctgcctccagaattgattctacttgaagctagaaatcgtagcttctgattctagaattgatttttacactcaaattttttgttcaactcactttttcatgaatatatccaaacataaatcacttcagcttaaaatcaattttggccagaatcaattttacagaatcaattctgtcaaaatcaattctttccgccgcagaaccaaacacacgctaagTACCAGTGGTACAGtaaatatatgaaattcaaTGAGTTTTCAAACCAAAACTTATTTGGTGTATTCAACATTCTTTGGAAGAAAACGGGCACCATGACAATTTTTTGATTAAGaatatagggttaaatatgtttttggtccctatagtttctcagaattttcgttttagtccctgaagtttgttttcacactttttagtccctgaagtttcaccagtcaatgtttttagtccatacttttcattcaactcgtgtatactttcacatttttgaatgattttttgtattcatgtttataatattataagaatatctccgataaaaatttagaattttttaacataagatgaattatttatgaatttttatacgcaaaaaactaaaaaattcatatttaattcatcttttgttaaaaaaatttaaacttttgaaacaaatattcatataatgtactgatcatgaccgcagaaaaaaaaattaaaatttcaaatgataCGCACGAGTTaaatgaaaagtagggactaaaaacattgactgatgaaacttcagggactaaaaagtgtgaaaacaaacttcaatgactaaaacgaaaattatgtaaaactatagggaccaaaaacatatttaacccaagaatatattaattatttttatttttgttaaataaccTTGTGGTTATAAATTCATCTCTAcgaacaatgaattggtccaagtggtaagggtcttggtccccttaagcatgtggtcaggggttcgattcttggctcatgcgtatggagaaaattcggttgggaggggagaacccaCCTTTTGTGCCCCATAGGTTCTAACGAAgacttaattatatttttaatttaatactaCCAAATAACTAGTAAATCGTAGCTTCAATTATACATCGTAAGGTCctaagaccggataccaagttttcaaaaaaaattatacatcgTAAGATAGgttccatgttttttttttagaaactttCAACAATTTTTCCCTTGACATGTCAAAGTTTTGGGTAACAACAAAGCATATATAACTAAGCCATTGATATATGATTCGTTTGGAttcgtttggattagcttattttttagtttatacaaacagcttatgcaatttttatgtattattataagtttgtcaagatagtttatgataaaatagcttataaaaatacaattttcactagtgtcaatttataaaatagcataaaacctaatttatattgcataagctatttgcataagctaaaaaataagttaatccaaattCACCCATAATTGTTTTATTGTTCCTAAGTGAGTTTTGAAGTGGCTATTGAGTCTATGATCTCTAATATAATATTGATCACTCATTGATATAATTATCTACCCTTAACATACGGTGTGGCATACTTGAAGTAAATATATGAAGTAAATTAGtataaattttgttcaaaacaaaaatgtGACAAGTCTCGAGCTTTAATCCTGTTGtaatctaaaaaaatagaaatatatatgACAAATTGTAAGTTCCACTTATCCTTCATATCTAGTGCATAAATAAGCAGAGCTTATTAATTCTCAGTAGTAATACTGTAATAGTGACTTTATAAAGCcataaaagaatttaaaattgAGTCACCTCATTTAGatatttttctgattttttgaGAAATTATAATATCTTGATTCTTatgaatatatttatatatttagtagttaaaattaaatatcatggTCCCGtagctcagttggttagagcGTTGGTCTTATGAGCCGAAGGTCGCGGGTTCGAGCCCCGCCGGGaccattttatttttccatttttatatGTGCACGTTAACGCGTTTCCTATCCTGCCATATTTTGCTCCAATCATAAGCATTCTACGTGAATTatttgcattaaattaaataacattaactaagcatataataaattaataattaataatactaCATGAAGCATGATCGTTATTAtgcattaattaatatttccaTACATGTGGATCGGATGCGTTACGTACGCTGCTTTTCCTATTTTGTTGTTCCAATCAAAGTACATTTCTCAATAATCTTTGTTTAACTTCCTTGCTTATcaataataaatacaataaataagCAATTTTACGTTTGGCCCGACTTATTTTCAACTTATAAGTTACTTTCAGCTTAAAGTTAAAAAACACAACTTAAAAGATAAAGTTAAAGCTGtttggattttaaaaaaaaattaacattaaagtTACTTTTAAAACAATTGTTTCACTGTGATgaaatatttatagaaaaactatTACTTTTAAAACTGAGAATATTATTCAGAAGTATGTCAacggataaataatttttttatacaaaataaaatctattgtattattcattttatgTAAGAACTCTAATGAAGTtgtattttcttaatatttaagaaccgtaaaaaaataaaaaaaattagttcgGAATTTAAAGAAGACGAAGTGAAGTACTATAGATAATAGTTGGGTGTATATAAAGTACATGTTTGGATTCTAGTTTTCGAACTTTAGCAAGCGGATAATaaattctaatttcatataatttatcattttatttcttttgtgaATTTTATACTACCATTTAAATATTGCTATTTTAtttgtcaataaaaatattCTAGTATATGAAATTGTGaataaggttttttttaaaataaggttttttttaatataataataatcgtcaaaaagtatatataatcatttatttctataaaaaaaaaaagtaatactgtaatgaaataaaaaaatgaaaaagacgATTATATATtggacaaacaaaaaaatgatgTGGTTACcttaaataataaataggcTATACTCGCAtttccaaaaaaacaaattaagtcCTTAATTTTGTGTAGAGCTTTTTTAAATTTGTGTTTGGCCAGACTTctccttaaaataaaaaataagtcataAAAAAGTTCGGCCAAACGATACTAAGGTTGTATCATTCATATCATAaacgttttttaaaaaaactttaatcacgtcaaagcaaaaaatcaacaatttatgatgctaaaaaaaaattatgatagtaGTAGGTAcacataagattttttttttaaacgtaaAGTATCTACTccatttcatttataataatatcaCGAATACAAAGGGGAATGAACATCAATGAAAATGTGGAAACTAGCTAAGGATGTGGCCTCTCTTGCTAATACATGAATGACCTTATTGGCTTGTCTCCTAATATACTCAACCCGAGAGTTTCTAAAATGTGTGTTAAACATGGTCCTACAGTCCTTAATAATATCACCAAGCTCAGACTCATCTATATTCTTACTATGAAATTTAGTTACAACAATTTGTGAGTCAAGCTCGAAATCCACATGCTCCAGTTGTAAATCTTGAATCCATTTCATGGCATGCAACAATCCAGAAGCATACTCTCATACCCACTTTGTTGAGAATAGTGGAGAAGGATGCATCTATATTGCATTTGTATCTTCCAATAGATGGTTTGGACCACCTAGTACCCGCTATAGTTGGTTGAATTCTACCCGCTATAGGTACACATAAGATATTTGAGcatatattttcaaaagataTATTTTGACATCATAAAAAACGTGACAAGAAACCACATTATAGGGTATGGTTTGATGGTGTGTATGGGGATTTTGGGAGGGAGAAGAGAGAGATTTGGAGGACAAACTTGGTAGAATAACATCATAGATGATGATgtattttatactattttataagGGGGTTAATAGTGTTTTTTCCTCGACCCACTTGAGTttgtctagtggtgttggcttaggtccttggagtatgcttctctcaaggtcttaggttcgattccccctggtgccaatttcgatgggctaagtccatacagagcaaaaaaagtCTGGCTTTAAATGAGGTCCTCGCAAGTGGGCGGTGTGATTGGTCCCCTTAGATTAGTTGGTCCTAGAGTcgaataccaagttttcaaaataattataataataatagtgtttTTTCCTTGTAAAGTGAGCGAGTTTTGTTTTACCTCATACAATAAGATACCTGACTGTGTTAGTCTCCTTACGTTTTTTCCTTGTAAAGTGAGCGAGTTTTGTTTTACCTCATACAATAAGATACCTGACTGTGTTAGTCTCCTTACGTGGCAGTGCCACATGgaatttaattatgttttttttttttcatttcaataaataGTAACAAAGTATGTACCATCAACTTTGTGATGCTTGTTTTTCTTAATTGTGCAATTGCCGGAGAAAAGTAAAAATACGGGGAAAGCTTGAGGCATGTATGCAACAAGTTGATAGCTTCTCCCATTTTTTTACGTGCATATTGCACCACATTGATGAGCCACAACTTGTTCTTTTTGCAATGATCTCTTGGAGTATATGGAAGAAACACAATACAAAGCTATGGGagaataaatatgaaacaaccAATCACGTGGTGTGCCGCAACCAGAACAACAAAATAGGTGGAAACCGCAACCAATAGGGTACTTGAATTGTAATTTAGATGCAACCTTGTTCACCATTAGCAACCAAGTTGGCATGGGAGCCTGCATTAGAGATGAAAAGGGACAATTTGTAGCAGCAGCAACAAGGTATATGGATGCTAAAATGAATCCAGGTGAAGGAGAAGCATGAGGACTTCAACAAACTATAATGTGGATGGGGATGTTAGGATTTCACAAAGTCATAATTGAGATAGATCGATTGCAAGATGGTGGTCGTCGGTTGATGATGTGTACAATAAAAACTTTATGATGCCCTAGATCTAAAATGCAACAATTAATTAAGTTAAAGGAAATGCTAACAAATCTTCGCGACACTTTTTAAGatcttaaataataaatttttataaaaatgtgtgaaattaatacattaaaaattaaaatatttaacattttaaataaataattatttttaataaaataattaaagattCCTTCAGAGACGCTTGTTAGCAAGACTCTTACTAAGTTAATAACTAAGTTAATAAATGCTTATGAAGTTGTTTTGCATACATTTCATCAACTTATTGAACATATTTTTGTTGCATCGATTCTAGACACCACTTACAAAAGGATCAGTGACGATTTTGGGttagtttaatctgattcggggatTAGTTCTagcattaagtggtttcagtctcCTCCCAATTACAGTTGCGGGGATGCAACAATGAGGATTGTCGAGAACTCAACTCATATTTAaactttcattattttttaaattaaataataaaaatgtaaaaaaaaaaaaaatcaaaaaaaaaaaaaaatttcctaatGGCAGTTTGTTCGTTAGCCAGTTGTCTCTACTCTGAACAACCAAAGCATGAGCGTTCCCCGCCTTCACGAACACAAAAagtgagaagaaagaaaaaaaaattccaacttCAAACAATCCTCCCACTAAACGACACCGTTTGCGAAATTTCCATTTCGTTCATCGATGCATCTTCTCAACCAATCCCAAACAACAGaacaatcacaatcacaatcacATTTACACTCGCAATGGTTCACAGTGCCTACGATTCCTTCGAGCTTCTCACAAATTCTCCATCCAAAATCGAATCCATCGAATCCTACGCTTCTAAAATCCTCTTAGGATGCACTGACGGATCTCTCCTCGTTTACGCGCCGGCATCGGAGGAAATGCGGAATGAAACATATACATTAGAGAGAAACCTAAAAGGATTTGCGAGAAGGCCTGTGATTTCAATGCTGGTGGTGGAATCGAGAGAGCTTCTTCTCTCGCTATCGGAATCCATCGCGTTTCATAAGCTTTCTACATTTCAAACCATTGCTGTTATTACTAAGGCGAAAGGTGCTCATGCTTTTTGCTGGGATGAACAGAGAGGTTTATTGTGCTTTGCTAGACAGAAGCGAGTGTGTATCTTTAGACACGACGGTAATTCCCTCGCATTTGATactcttttttctttccatCTGTTAATTTGATCTCAATGAATTCAGATTTATGCATTATGTAGTAGTTGTAAAAAGACCAGTGTTTGAGCGGGTTAAAGGAG encodes:
- the LOC123924169 gene encoding phosphatidylinositol transfer protein 3-like isoform X2, which encodes MFLLRRQNQNQPENGSSNNDAKLAELKAAIGPLSGRRLKYCTDACLKRYLEARNWNVDKAKKMLEESFKWRSTYKPEEIRWAEVAHEGETGKVSRANFHDRLGRTVLIMRPGMQNTASEENNIKHLVYLLENAVLNLSEGQEQMSWLIDFSGFSFSTKLSIKTARDIIHILQNHYPERLGIAFLYNPPRIFQAFFKAVKYFLDPKTAQKVKFVYPNNKDSVELMKSLFDMDNLPSEFGGKATLEYDHEEFSRLMTEDDVKTAKFWGLVDEKPFATKNGHSGAEVAPEPVASIVS
- the LOC123924169 gene encoding phosphatidylinositol transfer protein 3-like isoform X1, whose protein sequence is MFLLRRQNQNQPENGSSNNDAKIYEQLAELKAAIGPLSGRRLKYCTDACLKRYLEARNWNVDKAKKMLEESFKWRSTYKPEEIRWAEVAHEGETGKVSRANFHDRLGRTVLIMRPGMQNTASEENNIKHLVYLLENAVLNLSEGQEQMSWLIDFSGFSFSTKLSIKTARDIIHILQNHYPERLGIAFLYNPPRIFQAFFKAVKYFLDPKTAQKVKFVYPNNKDSVELMKSLFDMDNLPSEFGGKATLEYDHEEFSRLMTEDDVKTAKFWGLVDEKPFATKNGHSGAEVAPEPVASIVS